One window of Theobroma cacao cultivar B97-61/B2 unplaced genomic scaffold, Criollo_cocoa_genome_V2, whole genome shotgun sequence genomic DNA carries:
- the LOC108663902 gene encoding probable disease resistance protein At5g63020, producing the protein MGNLLSIPLSCDTIFSRCWDCAAGQAIYTCKLEENLADLNTALDELKERRNDVMRKVNIAEQGNMKQLDQVQGWLSRTEAMINDVDQLITDGPQEIKKLCMGGCFSKNYMSSLRFSKTVSRKLHDVKDLNLKGAFEEVATTAPAALVVERPSDFAIGLESMLNTVWSSFEEKHVGIIGIYGLGGVGKTRLLTEINNRIALSSGGFEVVIWVVVSKGFYVEKVLDDIAKRIGVSSGTWNDKTTEEKATEIFGVLRKKRKRVDLSKVGIPSPTQENGFKLIFTTRSIEVCGQMRADKKIEVTCLPEEKAWQLFEEHVGKDPFDSLPNIRDLAQEVAKECGGLPLALITIGRAMAYKTTYEEWKYAIEVLRRSSATSIFQGMGEKVYPLLKYSFDSLSSDMVRSCLLYCSLFSEDFFILKEWLIDCWIGEGFLDEHDNISQARNQGHHIIGSLIQACLLEEVDDWYVKMHDVIRDMCLWIACTCEAEKWKFFVQAGYQLTKVPEVGKWTGVRRMSLMDNKIENLKEAPNCPDLQSLFLSGNKPLDMIDDDFFQFMCVLKVLDLSRNKGIAEFPMGISKLVSLEYLDLSFTNIRELPIELRALKKLKCFKLQYIDNRIKIPRGLMPGFSKLEILRMIGSFPFYKDEAMEDDNECLVEELQCLNHLNVLTLTVTSAFAVDRFLSTEKLYNFIEWIGLQYLKDSKQLNVLSLASFKSLNTLSLVECESLEEVKTVWEGEGRIIKGAIEIQTSVIASVPCFQSLLDVRIDGCSKLRDITWLILAPNLKRLLVLNCDKMEEIINEIKLRQVVELVKTLNRFSNLQYLVLLNLPELKSIYLDALPYSCMKVIRVRKCPKLRRLPLNSNSAKGNKISIYGEEKWWKELQWEDESTQNAFLPSFIPW; encoded by the coding sequence atgGGTAACTTACTCTCAATTCCATTGTCGTGTGATACCATATTTTCCCGCTGCTGGGATTGTGCTGCTGGACAAGCTATCTACACTTgcaagcttgaagaaaacctTGCTGACTTGAACACAGCACTGGACGAATTAAAGGAGCGAAGGAATGATGTGATGAGAAAGGTCAACATCGCTGAACAAGGAAATATGAAACAGCTGGACCAAGTTCAAGGATGGCTTTCAAGAACAGAGGCTATGATAAATGATGTTGATCAACTGATTACAGACGGTCctcaagaaatcaagaaattatgTATGGGAGGCTGTTTTTCCAAGAATTACATGTCCAGCCTAAGATTTAGCAAAACTGTATCTAGAAAACTCCATGATGTTAAAGATTTAAACTTGAAAGGAGCTTTTGAAGAGGTAGCTACGACGGCACCAGCAGCTTTAGTGGTTGAAAGACCGAGTGACTTTGCCATAGGCTTGGAATCAATGTTAAATACGGTGTGGAGTAGCTTTGAAGAAAAACATGTGGGAATTATTGGCATATATGGCCTAGGGGGCGTTGGCAAGACTAGGCTCTTGACTGAAATCAACAACAGGATTGCTCTTTCATCCGGTGGATTTGAAGTGGTTATTTGGGTGGTGGTGTCTAAAGGATTTTATGTTGAAAAGGTCCTAGATGACATTGCAAAAAGGATAGGCGTTTCTAGTGGAACGTGGAATGATAAAACTACTGAAGAGAAAGCTACAGAGATCTTTGGggttttgagaaaaaagagaaagcgAGTGGATCTATCTAAGGTAGGGATACCTTCCCCGACTCAAGAAAATGGTTTCAAACTAATTTTTACAACACGTTCTATCGAGGTGTGTGGCCAAATGAGAGCTGATAAAAAGATTGAAGTGACATGTTTGCCAGAAGAAAAGGCTTGGCAATTGTTTGAAGAACATGTTGGTAAAGATCCCTTTGATAGTCTTCCAAATATTCGTGACTTAGCTCAAGAGGTGGCCAAGGAATGTGGAGGACTACCTCTGGCGCTCATCACAATTGGTCGTGCCATGGCTTACAAGACTACATATGAAGAATGGAAATATGCAATTGAAGTCTTGAGGAGATCATCAGCTACTTCGATTTTTCAAGGCATGGGTGAAAAGGTATATCCACTTCTAAAATATAGTTTTGATAGTTTGTCAAGTGACATGGTTCGATCTTGCCTCTTATATTGTAGTTTATTCTcagaagatttttttattctaaaagaATGGCTTATAGATTGCTGGATAGGAGAAGGATTTTTGGATGAACATGACAACATTAGTCAAGCTCGAAATCAAGGCCACCATATCATTGGTTCTCTCATTCAGGCATGTTTGTTGGAAGAAGTAGATGATTGGTATGTTAAAATGCATGATGTGATTCGTGACATGTGTTTGTGGATAGCATGTACATGTGAAGCAGAGAAGTGGAAGTTTTTTGTGCAAGCAGGTTATCAATTGACTAAAGTGCCAGAGGTTGGAAAATGGACAGGTGTACGAAGAATGTCACTGATGGACAACAAGATTGAAAATCTAAAGGAAGCACCTAACTGTCCTGATCTCCAATCTTTGTTTCTAAGTGGTAATAAACCTTTAGACATGATCGACGATGACTTCTTCCAATTTATGTGTGTCCTTAAAGTTTTGGACTTGTCACGAAATAAAGGTATTGCAGAATTTCCAATGGGAATTTCAAAATTGGTATCTCTAGAATATCTCGACCTATCATTTACAAACATAAGAGAGCTACCAATTGAATTGAGGGCTTTAAAAAAACTGAAATGTTTCAAATTGCAGTACATAGACAATCGCATCAAAATCCCAAGAGGGTTGATGCCTGGTTTCTCAAAGCTGGAAATATTGAGAATGATTggttcttttcctttctataAGGATGAGGCAATGGAAGATGATAATGAATGCTTGGTAGAGGAATTGCAGTGCTTGAACCACTTGAACGTGTTGACCTTGACCGTAACAAGTGCTTTTGCTGTTGATAGATTTTTGAGTACTGAGAAGTTATACAACTTCATTGAATGGATTGGCCTTCAATATTTAAAGGACTCAAAGCAATTGAACGTTTTATCTTTAGCGAGTTTCAAGAGTTTAAATACTCTTTCCCTTGTGGAATGTGAAAGTTTGGAAGAAGTGAAGACAGTGTGGGAAGGGGAAGGCAGAATAATAAAAGGAGCTATTGAAATTCAAACCTCTGTGATTGCAAGTGTACCATGCTTTCAAAGCCTTCTCGATGTTCGCATAGATGGTTGTTCAAAGTTGAGAGACATAACATGGCTGATTTTGGCTCCAAATCTGAAGAGGTTACTTGTACTGAATTGCGataaaatggaagaaataatCAATGAGATAAAATTGCGACAGGTGGTAGAGCTTGTGAAAACTTTAAACCGATTTTCAAATCTCCAATATCTTGTTTTATTAAATCTACCAGAATTGAAGAGCATTTACTTGGATGCACTGCCCTACTCATGTATGAAGGTAATTCGTGTTAGAAAATGCCCAAAGCTGAGGAGACTTCCACTCAACTCCAACAGTgcaaaaggaaacaaaatcaGCATTTACGGTGAAGAAAAGTGGTGGAAAGAGCTCCAATGGGAGGATGAATCTACTCAAAATGCTTTTCTTCCCAGTTTCATTCCatggtga